The Synechocystis sp. PCC 7509 genome includes a window with the following:
- a CDS encoding SirB1 family protein — protein sequence MSYLRSRQYFQQEISQQDEEIDLALSALYIAQEEYSSLDVLKYLNTLDAMAAELKKRLPSQRYPLKNIQTINSYLYDDLKFSGNVTEYYDPRNSFLNDVIERRVGIPITLSLVYLEIAKRIDFPMVGVGMPGHFVIRPQLADMEIFVDPFNHGEVLFLEDCQERIMKVYGQPVVMQPEFFATISNRQFLARMLSNLKLIYLNSQQLEKALAAVERILMLFPSAIVEIRDRGLIYYQIGSWISAVKDFETYLQKVPDAQDAPVIRRLLKQLSSDS from the coding sequence ATGAGTTATTTGCGATCGCGGCAATATTTTCAACAAGAAATTAGTCAGCAAGACGAAGAAATCGATTTAGCATTATCAGCACTGTACATTGCTCAGGAAGAATATTCTAGTTTAGATGTACTCAAATATCTTAATACTTTAGATGCTATGGCAGCCGAACTAAAAAAGCGCTTACCAAGCCAGCGTTATCCGTTAAAAAATATTCAAACTATTAACAGTTATTTGTACGATGATCTAAAATTTAGCGGTAACGTTACTGAATACTACGATCCACGTAATAGTTTTTTAAATGACGTTATTGAAAGACGAGTAGGAATCCCGATTACCCTATCATTAGTATACTTAGAAATTGCTAAACGAATTGATTTCCCCATGGTAGGCGTAGGAATGCCGGGACATTTTGTAATTCGTCCCCAGCTTGCAGACATGGAAATATTCGTCGATCCTTTTAATCACGGTGAGGTGCTATTTCTTGAAGATTGTCAAGAACGGATCATGAAAGTTTACGGGCAACCTGTAGTTATGCAACCGGAATTTTTTGCAACTATAAGTAATCGGCAGTTTTTAGCCCGAATGCTGAGTAACTTAAAACTAATTTATCTCAATAGTCAACAATTAGAAAAAGCTTTAGCCGCCGTTGAGCGCATTTTAATGTTGTTTCCGAGCGCCATTGTAGAAATACGCGATCGCGGATTAATTTATTATCAAATAGGTAGTTGGATATCTGCGGTAAAAGATTTTGAAACTTATTTACAAAAAGTTCCTGATGCTCAAGATGCTCCTGTAATCCGGCGTTTATTGAAGCAGTTGAGTAGCGATAGTTAA
- a CDS encoding multicopper oxidase family protein, whose amino-acid sequence MTSISRRQALKLGALAGSSLLLPIAFQSRSYAGTAGSPSVTPFTLPFRVPPVLNPVRSDSTTDYYEITMKKALVEILPKLKTEVWAYNGITPGPTIKQNKDRRSVVRFINNSVGTPTSVHLHGMASLPQYDGYAEDLTNPGQYKDYIYPNNRAATLWYHDHAIHKTARNVYMGLAGTYLVQDQEELNLPLPKGDYDVPLLIQDKQFGSKGNLIFDDQGQKSQMGDIILVNGVPWPKMQVANRKYRFRILNGSISRSYQLALSTGEPLIVIGTDAGLISAPVPTSSMRIGMAERYEVIIDFSKYAVGTKIVLRNLQPPNNDNYDNTEKIMQFEVVRTESDPSSIPSTLRYVQPIDEASAVRTREFRYERSNGLWVINGKIWDNQRFDASPQLGDVEIWKIYNNAGGWFHPIHMHLLDMQLLDRNGKPPFAYEKGWKDVFYVGENETLRVIGRFGPNSGTYMSHCHNTVHEDHDMMNQFKVGEATVNLASLAPAQSLPAPPL is encoded by the coding sequence ATGACATCAATAAGTAGAAGACAAGCTCTCAAGCTAGGAGCGCTTGCAGGAAGTTCATTATTATTACCCATCGCATTCCAAAGCCGTAGTTATGCTGGAACTGCGGGTAGTCCTAGCGTAACGCCCTTTACGCTGCCATTTCGCGTCCCACCAGTCCTTAACCCAGTGCGCAGTGATAGCACTACTGATTACTACGAAATTACGATGAAAAAAGCTTTGGTAGAGATTCTCCCAAAGCTAAAAACTGAAGTTTGGGCTTATAACGGTATCACTCCTGGTCCGACAATTAAGCAAAATAAAGATCGGCGTTCAGTAGTTAGATTTATAAATAATAGTGTAGGTACGCCTACTTCCGTACACTTACATGGAATGGCATCGCTACCTCAATACGATGGCTATGCTGAAGACCTGACCAATCCAGGTCAATATAAAGATTATATTTACCCCAATAACCGTGCAGCTACGTTGTGGTATCACGATCACGCTATTCATAAAACCGCCCGCAACGTCTACATGGGACTAGCAGGAACTTATTTAGTTCAAGATCAAGAAGAACTTAATTTACCTTTACCCAAAGGTGATTATGATGTACCGCTACTCATTCAAGACAAGCAGTTTGGTTCAAAGGGCAATTTGATATTTGACGATCAAGGTCAAAAAAGTCAAATGGGCGACATTATTTTAGTTAATGGCGTACCTTGGCCCAAAATGCAGGTTGCAAATCGAAAGTACCGTTTTCGGATTTTAAATGGCTCAATTTCACGGTCTTACCAACTTGCTCTTAGCACTGGCGAACCTTTGATTGTCATCGGTACGGATGCGGGGTTAATAAGTGCGCCAGTACCTACTAGCAGTATGCGAATTGGGATGGCAGAACGTTACGAAGTAATTATTGACTTTTCTAAATATGCAGTTGGAACCAAAATTGTCTTAAGGAATCTCCAACCACCCAATAATGACAATTACGACAACACAGAAAAAATCATGCAGTTTGAGGTAGTGAGAACGGAAAGCGACCCTAGCTCTATTCCTAGCACACTGCGCTACGTTCAACCTATTGATGAAGCTTCCGCCGTCCGCACCCGTGAATTTAGATACGAGCGCTCTAATGGTTTATGGGTAATTAATGGGAAAATCTGGGACAATCAACGCTTTGATGCCAGTCCTCAGTTAGGTGATGTGGAAATCTGGAAGATATACAACAATGCTGGTGGTTGGTTTCACCCAATTCATATGCACCTATTAGATATGCAACTCCTCGACCGCAATGGTAAGCCTCCCTTCGCTTACGAAAAAGGTTGGAAAGATGTGTTCTATGTGGGTGAAAATGAGACCCTAAGAGTCATTGGTAGATTTGGTCCAAATAGTGGTACTTATATGTCTCACTGTCATAATACAGTCCACGAAGACCATGACATGATGAATCAATTTAAAGTCGGCGAAGCCACCGTCAACCTTGCTTCTTTGGCTCCAGCCCAATCATTACCAGCGCCACCTCTTTAA